From a region of the Vibrio ostreae genome:
- a CDS encoding glutathione S-transferase N-terminal domain-containing protein, with product MKILVSLIRNLLGGIIIAGDLLTRGSKKKRPAQQQQEVNQQTQNLSLYQFTACPFCTKTRRAMYKLNLPIEKRNASQGSKHRQELLEGGGKVKVPCLRIEQDGKVEWMYESSEIIRYLETRFA from the coding sequence ATGAAAATTTTAGTTAGTTTAATCCGCAACCTACTCGGTGGCATCATCATCGCTGGTGACTTGCTGACTCGTGGCAGTAAGAAAAAACGTCCTGCCCAGCAGCAGCAAGAAGTAAATCAGCAAACACAGAACCTCAGTTTATACCAATTTACGGCATGTCCTTTTTGCACCAAGACTCGCAGAGCTATGTATAAATTAAATTTACCGATTGAGAAACGTAATGCGTCTCAGGGTTCGAAGCACCGTCAGGAACTGCTCGAAGGTGGTGGCAAAGTCAAAGTGCCTTGCCTGCGCATTGAACAAGATGGCAAAGTGGAATGGATGTACGAGTCTTCTGAAATCATACGCTACCTGGAAACGCGATTTGCGTAA
- a CDS encoding vWA domain-containing protein, whose translation MKSIRFGLLSLLLALHAVGYADEPSKQERSFRATGEWHKDILYSDADSSRIWLQYAYKAWSLMGEPVEHCIVKWSLSESARFNLYNPYTKQIETVAPPRDVLMKVRLHFRDIEVSIDSVNKVRCDGGAVGKPGLRGLLGTEIIPAPASFNSPGSPNWNQFFLSSALIGTEQRDGRSYLDESQAKPLFKRLMGQSRNLTFWDVKLVDAQLDISGIKRWFLAGAKQRAEKKQSKSPSTPTLQAAVPGSEKRQSQPASGSDKVSSHASSAGNNASQSSAFNPFSSASPGRVTHQATISGASVPSEPSSAQAAASMLLLIDTSGSMGGTRLKEAKHAAIELIKKSVRSNTEVSVLAFSGTCDAPITNHHPFSVDSASLSTFVASLQADGGTPMSAAVEYANVYLANNRSRQSGSEMILLLADGDDGCKILSPVVDELKSRGILFRHQTVGLELNSGSGAARDLKQLAEQSGGDYAAAAKASQLSQTFENAAIAMGILSLIGSYDATPSAPSASSNLQHTIWDGFGE comes from the coding sequence TTGAAAAGCATTCGCTTTGGTTTGTTGTCTTTATTGCTGGCGTTACATGCTGTGGGGTATGCCGATGAGCCAAGCAAGCAGGAGCGCAGTTTCCGGGCTACAGGCGAATGGCACAAAGACATTTTGTACAGCGACGCAGATTCAAGCCGTATCTGGCTGCAGTATGCTTATAAAGCCTGGTCATTGATGGGGGAGCCGGTCGAGCATTGCATTGTGAAATGGTCTCTGAGCGAGTCTGCACGTTTCAACTTGTATAATCCGTATACTAAGCAGATTGAAACCGTTGCCCCGCCGCGCGATGTGCTGATGAAAGTTCGCCTGCATTTTCGTGATATTGAGGTCAGTATCGATAGCGTTAATAAGGTGCGTTGTGATGGCGGTGCAGTAGGCAAACCTGGCCTACGCGGTCTGTTAGGTACAGAAATAATCCCGGCTCCAGCGAGCTTTAATAGCCCGGGTTCACCGAATTGGAACCAGTTTTTTCTTTCCTCTGCACTGATTGGCACCGAGCAGCGTGATGGTCGCAGCTATCTGGACGAATCGCAGGCCAAACCGTTATTTAAGCGCCTGATGGGGCAGAGCAGAAACCTGACGTTTTGGGACGTTAAGCTGGTCGATGCACAGCTGGATATCAGCGGAATCAAACGCTGGTTTCTGGCCGGAGCTAAACAGCGGGCTGAGAAAAAGCAATCCAAATCGCCAAGCACGCCAACATTGCAAGCGGCCGTGCCAGGCAGCGAGAAGAGGCAAAGTCAGCCTGCATCCGGCTCTGATAAAGTGAGCTCTCACGCTTCTAGTGCAGGCAATAATGCATCGCAATCTTCTGCTTTCAACCCGTTCTCTTCTGCTTCACCCGGGCGTGTAACCCATCAGGCCACTATCAGTGGTGCGTCTGTTCCGTCAGAGCCAAGCAGCGCGCAAGCGGCTGCCAGCATGTTACTGCTGATAGATACTTCTGGCAGCATGGGTGGTACGAGACTGAAAGAGGCTAAACACGCCGCCATCGAATTAATTAAAAAGTCAGTGCGCAGTAATACCGAAGTCTCTGTTCTGGCATTCAGCGGCACCTGTGATGCACCAATAACCAACCATCACCCGTTTAGTGTGGACAGCGCGTCACTCAGCACTTTTGTCGCCAGTCTGCAGGCGGACGGGGGCACACCGATGAGCGCTGCGGTGGAATATGCCAATGTTTATCTGGCCAATAACCGCAGCCGGCAATCGGGCAGCGAAATGATTCTGTTGCTCGCCGATGGTGATGATGGCTGCAAGATCTTGTCTCCTGTGGTGGATGAGCTGAAAAGCCGCGGCATTTTGTTTCGTCATCAGACGGTTGGGTTGGAGCTGAACAGTGGCTCCGGCGCGGCGCGTGACCTCAAACAGTTGGCAGAGCAAAGTGGCGGTGATTACGCAGCGGCAGCGAAGGCCAGCCAACTGTCACAGACTTTTGAAAACGCGGCGATCGCGATGGGCATTCTGTCGTTAATCGGTTCGTATGATGCAACGCCGTCCGCTCCGTCGGCGAGCTCGAATTTGCAACACACAATATGGGATGGATTTGGTGAATAA
- a CDS encoding outer membrane protein assembly factor BamD has product MNKIRTWLLVAMLCSGSSAWALTKEQQVDQSLLAAQTFYKDGRYGKAFEEFATVEQVGLALDDSFHFFYAMSGYHSNQYSKAWSEINRYLALTGRSGAYYQKALELHQKLEPQVSKAAKAALEKFESSRSDWLKHEKKQRLTNQEVSAWAAQQSTVMQQMIKSQQFDAAQTRAQEGKARLERYSGALISRSENLYRLEHDLASVTQLLRFKLIEQTTIDAHRAQLDKLQRWFRALDFERFDALYSVEKQQLGAETKRAFTQKADIDQAAQQEARSLRSKMACFSAKSQLKAFEQYGIDDANGTTRLRTTIRDNCNQG; this is encoded by the coding sequence GTGAATAAAATCAGAACTTGGCTGCTGGTGGCAATGCTTTGCTCCGGCAGTAGTGCATGGGCATTAACCAAAGAGCAGCAGGTTGATCAGTCTTTACTGGCGGCTCAGACCTTTTATAAAGACGGGCGTTATGGCAAAGCCTTTGAGGAATTTGCCACAGTTGAACAGGTCGGTTTGGCTCTGGACGACAGTTTTCACTTCTTTTATGCCATGTCGGGTTATCACAGCAATCAGTACAGCAAGGCCTGGAGCGAGATAAACCGTTACCTCGCATTGACCGGGCGCAGCGGTGCTTACTATCAAAAAGCCCTCGAATTGCATCAGAAGTTAGAGCCTCAGGTCTCGAAAGCTGCCAAAGCCGCGCTGGAAAAATTTGAATCCAGTCGCAGTGACTGGCTTAAACACGAGAAAAAGCAACGCCTGACTAACCAAGAGGTGTCGGCATGGGCGGCGCAGCAAAGTACGGTCATGCAGCAGATGATCAAAAGCCAGCAGTTTGATGCCGCGCAGACGCGGGCACAAGAGGGCAAAGCCCGGCTGGAACGCTATTCCGGCGCTCTGATCTCGCGTTCAGAGAACTTGTACCGGCTGGAGCATGACCTGGCCAGCGTGACCCAGTTGTTGCGCTTTAAGCTGATTGAGCAAACTACTATTGACGCTCATCGCGCGCAGTTGGATAAATTGCAGCGCTGGTTCCGCGCGCTGGATTTTGAGCGTTTTGACGCTCTTTATTCTGTGGAAAAACAGCAGCTCGGTGCTGAAACCAAACGTGCTTTCACTCAAAAGGCCGATATTGATCAAGCGGCTCAGCAGGAGGCTCGCAGCCTGCGGAGCAAAATGGCGTGCTTTAGCGCCAAGTCCCAATTGAAGGCATTTGAGCAATATGGCATTGACGATGCGAACGGGACGACTCGTTTACGTACCACCATCCGTGATAACTGTAACCAGGGCTAA